The sequence ATGAGCAACTTTTCTAGGTAAGCAAAAAAGGATGCCTATCCTTCTCTTCCATTACTGGCTCATCTGTGGGACCAATTTTTAAGCAAGCAGTGGCCTGCACCTGTGGCCTTGAAGAAGCACATGTTCTCTATCCATCTTTCTTCCGCCCTGTTTCACTTCCCCATCTGTTCCACAGCCTGGCCAGTGGCTCCCACAAAGCCTTATCTAGCCCCTTGCTGGCACTTGGGGCCAGAGAGGCCGTCTACCCACTGGTCTGGCCTTTCTCGTAAGCTAGGGCTCTCGTCCTCCAAGCCTTTCAGGACGAGGCGAAGAACTGTGCAATTTAGACACATAGGCTCCACCTGTCGCTCTCACCCATCTTCCAAAGGGGAGCTTCTTGTCACCAGGGGGAAGAACCAAGACCTCCACTCGCTTCCAAGGTGCTAGGGAAGGTTTCAAGGTCGTTGATTTCAATCTTCTCTCCAGCTTTACAGGCTGAGTTTCATGGGACTACTGACTTTTCTATTCTGTGGTTGATTTCATGCCCGATGCTTCTGTTTTATTCCTGATCCTTTCTACTATGCATTTTCCTTTTATCAGGTGTACAAAGTTAAATACTGTGTATTTATCACTGAAAAgtacatgaatttaaaaaataagccttCAGTGTTTTTCCACAAATGTTTAAGCTTCTCtgtaaacttgaaataaacagcAAAATGGTGCAAAGTCTCGgcctcttggggatggtttttttttggttaagtCAGTGGTCTTGAGGTCGCCTGTCCTCATGTCTGTTTGCCTTCCTTAGGCTGGCAGCAAAGTTGAATGCCCGAGTCAGGGCTGATGTACTCAGCAAGTCCCTAATTTAAGCATGTCCTAGTACCTCCCTGGGTCTTCttagtggcgcagtggtaaagaatccacctgccaatgcagagacgcAGAAGATGAGGATTCGATCTCTGgatccagaagatctcctggagtaggaagtggcaacccattccaatattcttgcctggaaaatcgcacggacagaggagcctggtgggccacagtccatggggtcaaaaagagtcggacacgactgagcacgagAGTACCTCCCTACTGAGAGGGTGGTCCCCACGTCAGCAGTACCAGCGTCACCTGGGAGTGGCTTAGCAATTCAGATTCACAGGCCCCATTCAGACAAGGGCCCCAGGTGACTCACTTGATGCTGAAGTTTGCAACGCACTGCTCTGAGGCAGCTCACTGCCAGATAGAATCTTCTGGTGGAGCCCAAACAGGTGAGCCGCTATGGGAGCAGTTTTAATCACACACTGAATACATCTTGTGGGCAGTCATGCTACGTGACACTCCACCGCATAAGCTGGGTATTGAGCCCATTTTACGGGTCGTCATCTGTAAACAGGCTCAGAAAAGGCTCCGAATTTATCAACTAATTCAGTGTTCTGCAGAGCCTTGATGGTTGCCAGTTTTCATGACGTCTGGAGACTGTTTTAGAACTGCTGCTTTCTCCAGACTGTGGGCTGAAGGTTCCCTGCACTTCAAATGTGAATCCAGCCCACGGCACTGCGTTACTGGCTTTGAACTTCAGTTCTCTGTTATCAGGGGACAGTGGATGAAGTCTGAAAGACTCCTGTTCTGTTATTGCAGAAATAACAGCCCTGAAATACTGGCCTTCGAGTCAAGAGCAGCTGTTGCTATTTAAaggctcccctccccccatggaGAATCTGATGAAAGCGAGAAGAAATGCCCACAGGTGCCTCACTTTGCAGAGTTTTAGGGGTTTCAGTCTCCTGGAAGGTCATCCATGGGTGCAAGGCTGAAAAAGCTCTACTTAAGAGGCAGTGCCAAGGAGTGCCAACAAGCGGGGCTGTTAGCAGAATACAAGGCAATTCTGGCGAGTTCAAGATCAGTGCCCCAGCCCTCACCCCGTCTTTAGAAAGGGGGGGGCATAAGAAGTCTCTCCCACTCCAGCAACCATGACTCCTTAGCCTGCAAGAGAATAAACTTTTCCTAAACAGTCCAGCTCCATGGGACCTGTGTATTCAAGCAGGCATTTTTCAAAAACAGTagctcaagggacttccctggtggtccagtggttaagaatctgtctttcaatgcagggggcataggtttgatccctggtcagggaactaagatccacactGTGTCCCATGGCTGGGGGGAGAAGGTAGCTTGAACCAAAACTTTTTCAAAGGGGTTGGTAaactttttctttccctcccaaAGCAAGAAAAGCCCAGGTTGTCATTTACCCCACAGAAGCAGAGCACTTCTAAAATAAATGTTCCCTTTAACAGTTGGAAATGAATTCCTGACAAGGCGGAGGGGCGGGCTGCTTCCTTTAAGGAGATGCTGAACACCTGATGCAGAATGAAGTGGGTGTGAAGGCCAGGCCAGAAATAGCTTCATTAACATTTCAAACCGGTGGCAAGGTAGATGGAGCCGGTGCTGCTTTTGGTTCAAGGCTTCTGGAAGGCAAATGGGGAGGGAGCATAAGCCAACTTCGTGTCCCCTAAAACTGTGTTCCCTGTAGTATACACCCACACTTTTATGTAAAATGTAAGCACAGGTAAgacaccacaggaaaaaaaatcctgtaaaCTCCATAGGAACATAAGCTAATGAAGAACCAGACTTCTTAGGCTTTTAAGAGAAGGTtaaattaggggggaaaaaaaaactaagctCCAGCAATAGACTTGTTTCAGGAACCTTTCTGAACACAGTGAGCTGGGGTAACAGGTGGATTTACTGGTTGAaataaaagggaaggaaggaaagttctAGCCCATGCTGTGAAACCACACAGAGATTAAGAAAGTCAATTGTTTTAATGCTTGGTCCTCAGTCATCTTAGTGTAGCTCTTCACAAAGGAAAAACGCTGGCTCCACCTCACGAGTGTGGGGTTGAAGCCTCGGTCGGGGGAAGAGGAACAGCGGCCCAGAGTGCTGAAGAGCTACGACCACACCCGGGGTCCTGCCTTTCTCATAAAGTGCTTAATGGAGCTGTCGGGCCTTGGAGGACCGGCCTGGTCTCCCAGGGGGCTGGAGATGGAAGATTCTGAGGAAAGCCGGCCTTGGAGAAGGCCCCCATGCAGCCATTGCCGCATCACTGGCCTTGGGCCGGAGCTCAGCCCAGTGAGGCTGAACTGAAGGCACGGCAGAGGTGACCTGGCTGCCACTGTGCAGAGTGGTTTACTGCACAAACCCTACACAGAGAATGCAGGAGCAGCTGGGCAACCCTGCAGTGCTTGTGGAGATGACTCAGAATCTGGAACTTTCTCTGGGATGACGTGGCAGCCTTTTCTCCTTACTCGCTGTGCTCTGATGAGGCCTGTGGAGAGCCCAGGTGAGGGGTGGGCATCATTGGTCCATCTGATTACCAAGACCCTGCAAAGAGCAACATGCCTGTCGTCAGTTGATGTGCTTATGGATACGTGTGCACCCACCAGTTGCTGCTTACAGGTAAGCCTGGACCATTTGGGACAAAGGAGGGTTGGGCACTTTCCCCGAGGACATCTGGATGACCCTCCACAACTGAAAGTACTCAGGTAGATCCTAGAGGTACCCAACCTTTCTTGCTCTACAAGTCAAATTTAAGTAGAGTGTGGATACAGATTTCGTCATGCTACATTCTCATAAATaacctgtgcttagtcgctcagtcgactctttgcaaccccatgaactgtagcccgccaggctcctctgtccatggggattctccaggcaagaatattggagtgggttgccatgccctcctccaggggatcttcccaacccagggatcaaacctaggtctcctgcattgcaggtggattctttaccagctgagctaccagggaagccctaactagCCTGAGACGTCACTGTTTAAAATGGTGCTAGATTTTAAAGGGTGAGTCCATCTGAAGAAAAGTATGAAGCAAATGTTAGTACGGATGGTCCAGAAATGGAGTGGATGATGAGAGTGGTGTGTGACCGCCTGGGTGGACAATACACCTAAATGTGCTGGGTTCTCACCACTGGtacaagaggcaggtgaggtcaGGTGCTTTGGCCTGCCTGCTGGGAGTTCAGGAGGCGGCCTACCTGCTCATAGTCTTCCAcgtatttatatttcttctctcGATAGTAGTATCTCTTCTTCATGCAGTAGAGGACTATGACGTCACACAGCACTGTGGCCTGAACGTGGCGCAGGGCAAGAAAGAATGAACCAAGTTGCTGTGGTCTCTGCTCTTCTGTGCGTGCCCCTTCCCATGACACCTGGGATCCTCCAAGGAAAGGAAAGGCTCCCCCATCTCTCGGGGGAAACGATTAGGCCCCAAGGGGCATGGTCTTAGAGAATGGCAGGTGGAGGCAGCAGGATGGGGAAAGGGAAACAAGGCTGGAGGGCTGAGTCTAGAAACAAGTCTGGGGTCAAGGGGAAGGACCGGGGTGGCAGTGGAGAGTCTCAATTTGCTGTGCTAGCCACTGCTGGGAGGGCTGCAaccctggggcagggtggggggtggggatgagtAACTGGAAGGTCTAAATGAGCCACTCACCACCCCTAAGAGCGCCAAGCCGGAACCAATGTTGATCATGGTGGGGATGATGTCAAATTTCCCAGCCTGCGAGtgataggagaaaaagaaaaagttgtgaTGGGGGTAGAGAGTGGGCCCTCTGCCCCCCGACCAACCCAGAAGAAGACTACTGGGCTCTGAACAAGGGGAGCCGGTGGCCAGGCTACCTTTCCAAACACGATGATGTCAAAGCGGATGCCATAGGCTTTGATGAGCGTGCGGTGCTCAGCACCGTTCAGGTCGCTGTAGTACTTGGCAAACCTGTGGAGAGAAGGCCAGGTTACAGTGCAAAGGCACAGGCGGCCTGAGACAGCATCTGGATCCTGGCAAGGGTTGTCAGAGTGAACTGCTGAGGCCCTGGCGGAGTTGGCACGGGCTAAGGATTCACTCAAGCCTGCATGCTGTATAGaccacactctagtattcttgcctggaaaatcccatggatggaggagcctggtagactacagtccatagggtcgcaaagagtcggacacaactgagcaacttcacttcacgtCTTCTAGCTCCTCAAGGCCTTTCCTGGCTAATGTGAGCCATGTGGGAGAAGGGCTGGCCTGCTGAGGAGGAGGGCGCCTGGGCCCACAGTGCAGAAGGCCTGGAATGCAGGCAGAAGGGCATACAAAGAGATCCCCCGTCTGTCATCTCTGTCACCTGCTACGACTTAAAACCAGAACTTCCTCCTCTGAAAGTCCTTCCTGACACTGCTGAGCCCCCTGCCTCTCTGAGAAAGGAGACCGTGGCCACTAATAAAAGGTGGCCAGGCAGCAGCAATCATGAAGACTGCTTTGTGGGTGGGAAAGACAGCATCAGCattggaccttttttttttaaattaaagaaccTTTGACCCATCAGTAGGAAGAGTAGATGAAAAAAATGTGGTAtgtccacacagtggaatattatttagctataAAAAGAGAGGTACTGATAAatgctacaacgtggatgaacctggaaaaaaatgatgctaagtgaaagaagccagtcacagaaggccACCCCTATGATATGAGTCCCTTCCTATGAAATTCAAGAATCAGTAAATTAGGTAGATtactggttgccaggggctgaggtaGATGGAAGGATAGAGAGGTGAAAGCTTAAGAAGCTGGGGTTTCTTTCTGAggtgatgaaaacattctaaaattgCAGTAATCattgcacaactctgaatatgaatatgctttaaaaaaaaccctctgaattctactttaaatgggtgaactgtGTAGAATatgaactatatctcaataaagccacTTAAAAAGAACAAGAGAGGGAATGTTGTGGGGAGAACCACTGAGATTTTTACCATTTGCTGCCCATGTTACACAGGGGATCCACCAGGAGCCTAAGCTGTGGCCTGAGATCTGTCTGGCTCCCAACTTCCATGCTGTGGTCCAGGCCTGGGGAACTCAGGTGGGACTAATGCTGACGGGTGTCCTTGTGAGGACTTTTCTCTGTTCTGGGGTTCCAGCCCAAGCTGGagggttttccacagtggtttctACAAGAACTGTGTAACCACAGAGATAGAGCAGTGCAAATCAGACTTCCTTATTAGGAAAAAATGTAAGTATCTTCCCTTCTAATCAGTGAACCAGATGGTTCAAAAGGACAGCAGATCCTGCATGCATTTGATTCCACACATCATCActaggcttctctgatagctcggttggcaaagaatccgcctgcactgcaggagaccccggttagattcctgggtcaggaagatccactagagaagggacaggctacctactccagtattcttgggcttcccttgtgcctcagctggtaaagaatctgcctgaaatcgggagacctgggttctatcactgggttgggaagatcctctggagaagggaaaggctacccactccagtattctggcctggagaagtccatggactttgtagtccatgggtcccaaagagtaggacaggactgagcaactttcacgtcACTTCACTTCATCACCACTAGAGGGCGATAAGTGCAGGACAAGAGCACCATTCTtcattcttgctgggagaattccacagacggaggagcccggcaggctatacagtccacagggtcacaaagagtcagacgtgactgaaacgacttagcacacaacaGCACAGCCTGCTCAGATGGTCCTCCCTGGTGCTTGGTTTTGGTGTGGAAAATGCAACAAAGACCGCATGAAAATGTACATGGTGCCGATTTCATTGGGTCAAGGAAGTGACAATTGTCAGCCAAAAAGTGACTGGTCCCTCAGCCCTCTCCTCAGATTACCAGCTGCACTGGTTTGAATACTGtcccccaagttcatgtctaccTAGAACCTGTGGGTGCGACCTTACTTACAAATAGGGTCTCCGCAGATGTAATCacagttaagatgaggtcatacggGATTGGGGTGGACCCCAAATCCTATacaactggtgtccttataaaagacgaaggacacacagggacacagacacagaaaggagGAGGCCATgggatgacagaggcagagactggagcgaTGCATCTGTAAGCCAGGGACCACCAAGGGTTGTCAGGAGCCATCAGAAGCAGGAAGAGGCCAGGAGGTACACTGGCCTGTATATACAGGAGCCTGGCCTGCAGATGCACTGATCTGAGGCTTCTGttctccagaattgtgagaacaGAGTCCTGCCACTTGGAGCCAGCCAGTTTGTCGTCGTTTGTTAGGGCAGTCCTGGGGAACGAATGCACAGCACTTCCCACACGGATGTACCAGCAAAGGCCTTTCCTGAGACGAAAACCTGTATCCCTGCTCCTTGGAGATTCTAGGGGCCAGATCACCTAAGAAGCCAATTCACGAGTCAGGCCCCAGAGGCCTTTGGACTGGAGGACCACAGACTCAGGCATTCCTCAGAATTAGTGGCACGGTCCTGGTGGAGGCTGGTCTGGGAAAGCTAAAGCAGGCAGACTCTCCTGGAGGCAAGAAAAGGCAGGGAGGGCTCTCACGGGTTGGAATGCCACAGGGGCGAGGCCCTGCTTGGACCACTCTCCCTGGAGCATGCCTCCCCTCCTGCCCTTGGTCTTGGGTGGGCGTGGAGGCCCCCACTGGGGAGTGATCCAGTTGCCAGCGCCCCCAACACATGAGGCATGGGGCCCAAGCTCGCACCCACCTGAAATTGTAGCCTGGGGATACGTTGTGGGCCAAGTCACGGGTGTCTAGGCGGCGGAAGGAATACCTGGGCAGGCAGAAGGAGGCGGCCCTGTCCAGGTTGCAGTTCCACTTGATCTGGATGCCCATGATGCCTCCCTGTGGGGTGCGAGCAGAGCCCGTTCTAGAAGGTGATGTGTCAAAGGTCGTGCTAGAACAGCCAGGactgggacttttctggtggttcagtggccaagactctcCACTCCCAAAgccagaggcctgggttcaatccctgatcagagaactaggtCCCACAACTAAACACCCTGAATGAGGCAGCTAAGGACCCCGCATGCCACAGTGTAGATCCCATGCACTCCAACTAAgaccatgtgtgcatgctaagccgcttcagtcatgtccgactctttgcgatcccatggactgtatcccgccaggctactctgtccatgagattctctactctgtccatgagattctccaggcaagaatactggagtgggttgctatgccctcctccgggggatcttccccactcagggatcaaacccgggtctctcacattgcaggcggattctttaccagctgagccaccaaggaagccataactaagacctagtacagccaaataaataaatacataattttttttttttaaagaaaagccaaGACCTGCACCCACCTCAATGGCTATGTCCTGGAAGCTGTGCCCTGCGCTTTCCACAATTTTTCCAAGTCGGAATATGGGGCAGAAGGGATCTGTTTTCGCATCATAAATGCACGTTTTGAGGTAGGTGGTGGTGATGTTGGGAAGGATATTCCTCCTAAAGTCAGGAGGAAGCAGAAAATAGGAGCGAGGAAAACCTCAAAGAAGAGCCAGAAGTTTCTCCAAGACATTGGTGAACTCACACGGCTGGTCGCCACTTACTTGCTGAAGTTAAATTTGGGATACCAGATGTTGTTCTTAACCAAAAGAGTGAAGTTTTCTGCAGCCTTTAAAAAAGCAGGcctgaaaaaaattataacataTTGTTAATAAAAGTACAAACATATGTACACTCCTAATATACCTAGGTAATATTTTTAAGCAGCAGACACACGTGTGTCTTAcaatatcactttgccaaaaaaaaagtaaaacatttctcatgggtttgttttttttttgctactctCCTTTGCATAAACACTAGGTCAAGAGAGGAGACAGTAAACCAAGGTTTCTGGTTTCTTCCAAGCACAGAAGGGCAGGGCCTTTTCCTTGAGGCCATGGGAATTTAAGAACCTGAGGAACAGTTACCGacctgggtgggaggggcagggcctCCTGGCCTCCCTAGCAATCACTGGGTCTGGCAGGTGCTGGATTTCAGGGCTTACCTCAGGTGTCCGCAACAGATCTGGTTTAACAA is a genomic window of Bos javanicus breed banteng chromosome 17, ARS-OSU_banteng_1.0, whole genome shotgun sequence containing:
- the P2RX4 gene encoding P2X purinoceptor 4 isoform X1; this translates as MTGCCTVLGAFLFEYDTPRIVLIRSRKVGLMNRTVQLLILAYVIGWVFVWEKGYQETDSVVSSVTVKAKGVTMTNTSKLGFRIWDVADYVIPAQEENSVFIMTNMVITMNQTQGLCPEIPGKTTVCETDANCTAGSAGTHSSGVATGRCVSFNGTLKTCEVAAWCPVEDDTEVPKPAFLKAAENFTLLVKNNIWYPKFNFSKRNILPNITTTYLKTCIYDAKTDPFCPIFRLGKIVESAGHSFQDIAIEGGIMGIQIKWNCNLDRAASFCLPRYSFRRLDTRDLAHNVSPGYNFRFAKYYSDLNGAEHRTLIKAYGIRFDIIVFGKAGKFDIIPTMINIGSGLALLGVATVLCDVIVLYCMKKRYYYREKKYKYVEDYEQGLGNQMDQ
- the P2RX4 gene encoding P2X purinoceptor 4 isoform X2, giving the protein MTNTSKLGFRIWDVADYVIPAQEENSVFIMTNMVITMNQTQGLCPEIPGKTTVCETDANCTAGSAGTHSSGVATGRCVSFNGTLKTCEVAAWCPVEDDTEVPKPAFLKAAENFTLLVKNNIWYPKFNFSKRNILPNITTTYLKTCIYDAKTDPFCPIFRLGKIVESAGHSFQDIAIEGGIMGIQIKWNCNLDRAASFCLPRYSFRRLDTRDLAHNVSPGYNFRFAKYYSDLNGAEHRTLIKAYGIRFDIIVFGKAGKFDIIPTMINIGSGLALLGVATVLCDVIVLYCMKKRYYYREKKYKYVEDYEQGLGNQMDQ